A window from Bufo bufo chromosome 1, aBufBuf1.1, whole genome shotgun sequence encodes these proteins:
- the MANSC1 gene encoding MANSC domain-containing protein 1 has translation MDICTLALPYALLLSALLLGGVSGTQQCAPQVIPDMVIDISQAVARGARFTDPLSVISKEECLSACCKQLDVEGVQECNLMVFDARKSRGEPNCYIFHCPTIDSCPLTPSRGVFSYSLWSETPHPVKRDPEKVQQKTKSSDHSKVQSSLGRTSGSATHPPSGSTESGPLDLNNKKNSTLIASQEPAKHVKEEPANSSQKITTQLLHLASTIDQHLEKMESKSAASKDNLQIHYPSAIAATVPTIRTTTIPIHVEVKKTLPDAKEAKPGIVTYKMPDNFTFIPTVAAKQVDTVPKKTSLSTAAPKPVHRTKANLIVTSSSFQDTSGAHKVPSSDKSAKLPGSDHSDNSGTPMVTPKKVSHPLPHTEVPALATVHQTRPPQMVTHPAPLQTSPRKEIKPSTKTKDQPSASDEVKTPGQTMTVTHPSSQQEPVINLEESPRKADSTASEGILPSLEDKSGLVAALVFGMLFLLVIIGLISRKVSEVRRRHRYTKLDYLINGMYVDT, from the exons atggacatctgtacgctcgcCCTCCCCTATGCTCTGCTCCTGTCTGCGCTGCTTCTTGGGGGAGTCTCTGGCACCCAGCAATGTGCCCCCCAGGTCATCCCGGATATGGTGATTGACATAAGCCAGGCAGTGGCACGCGGTGCACGTTTCACTGACCCTTTAAGCGTGATCAGCAAGGAGGAATGCCTGTCGGCCTGCTGCAAGCAACTGGATGTGGAAG GTGTTCAGGAGTGTAATCTTATGGTTTTCGATGCCAGGAAAAGCCGAGGAGAGCCGAACTGTTACATCTTCCACTGCCCCACGATAGACTCGTGCCCCTTGACGCCTAGTCGGGGGGTCTTCAGTTACAGCTTGTGGTCAG AGACTCCTCACCCGGTAAAACGTGACCCTGAGAAAGTGCAGCAGAAGACAAAGTCTAGTGATCACAGCAAAGTGCAGAGTTCTCTCGGAAGGACGTCAGGATCAGCTACGCACCCCCCCTCTGGTTCTACAGAGTCTGGTCCACTTGAcctaaacaacaaaaaaaacagcacTCTTATTGCCTCGCAGGAACCAGCCAAACATGTTAAGGAGGAACCAGCCAACTCCTCCCAAAAAATCACCACTCAGCTCCTCCACCTGGCGAGCACAATCGATCAACACCTGGAGAAGATGGAATCCAAGTCAGCAGCTTCGAAGGACAATCTCCAAATCCACTACCCCTCCGCCATCGCTGCCACAGTCCCCACTATCCGGACGACAACCATTCCCATCCATGTAGAGGTGAAGAAAACCCTCCCTGATGCCAAAGAGGCAAAGCCTGGCATAGTTACATATAAGATGCCAGATAACTTCACATTTATTCCTACTGTAGCTGCCAAGCAAGTGGACACTGTACCCAAGAAAACATCACTCAGCACTGCTGCCCCTAAGCCTGTACACCGAACAAAGGCCAATCTCATTGTGACCTCTTCCTCTTTCCAGGATACAAGTGGTGCCCACAAAGTGCCTAGTTCTGATAAGAGTGCCAAGCTTCCTGGAAGTGATCACTCTGACAACAGTGGCACACCCATGGTGACACCAAAGAAGGTCAGTCACCCCCTGCCCCACACAGAGGTCCCAGCCCTTGCTACAGTCCATCAAACCAGACCCCCCCAGATGGTGACTCACCCTGCACCTTTACAGACGTCACCCAGGAAGGAAATAAAACCCAGCACCAAGACTAAGGACCAACCATCGGCCAGTGACGAGGTCAAGACGCCTGGGCAAACTATGACTGTAACCCATCCCTCATCACAACAAGAACCTGTTATCAATCTGGAGGAATCTCCTAGGAAAGCTGACAGCACAGCATCTGAGGGCATCCTTCCATCACTGGAGGATAAGAGCGGTCTGGTGGCAGCTCTAGTTTTTGGGATGTTGTTTCTCCTGGTGATAATTGGTCTGATCAGCCGCAAAGTGTCAGAGGTGCGGCGCAGGCATCGATACACCAAACTAGACTATCTTATCAATGGGATGTACGTGGACACCTGA